One region of Alcanivorax sediminis genomic DNA includes:
- the rsmG gene encoding 16S rRNA (guanine(527)-N(7))-methyltransferase RsmG: MSLPAQLARTLSRGIDALGLSLSDDQQRLLLNYVELLVKWNQAYNLTAIRDPQEMVTRHLLDSLAVLPYLADGEEGDTLDVGTGAGIPGIILAVSRPHQSFTLLDSNGKKTRFVRQARRELGLDNVEVVHGRVEQYRKAPSQIICRAFASLSDMLALMTPIMTDNTRLLAMKAASTEEELATLPAQWQGHHHTLTVPGLDEPRTLVVVNKA; this comes from the coding sequence ATGAGCCTTCCTGCACAACTGGCCCGCACCCTGTCCCGGGGCATTGATGCCCTGGGCCTGTCCCTCAGCGACGATCAGCAGCGACTACTGCTCAACTATGTGGAGTTGCTGGTGAAATGGAATCAGGCCTATAACCTGACCGCCATCCGTGATCCGCAGGAAATGGTCACCCGCCACCTGCTCGATTCCCTGGCGGTGCTGCCCTACCTGGCAGACGGAGAAGAGGGCGACACCCTGGACGTGGGCACCGGTGCGGGCATTCCCGGCATCATCCTGGCCGTCTCCCGTCCGCACCAGTCCTTTACGCTGCTGGATTCCAACGGCAAGAAGACCCGTTTTGTGCGTCAGGCGCGACGTGAGTTGGGTCTGGATAACGTGGAGGTTGTACACGGTCGCGTGGAACAGTACCGTAAAGCACCATCACAAATTATTTGCCGGGCCTTTGCCTCCTTGTCGGACATGCTGGCGCTGATGACGCCCATAATGACTGACAATACCCGTCTGCTGGCCATGAAAGCGGCCAGTACGGAAGAGGAGCTGGCCACCTTGCCCGCGCAATGGCAAGGGCATCACCACACCCTGACGGTTCCCGGGCTGGACGAGCCGCGTACCCTGGTGGTGGTGAACAAGGCCTGA
- the mnmG gene encoding tRNA uridine-5-carboxymethylaminomethyl(34) synthesis enzyme MnmG — MDYSQRFGVIVIGGGHAGTEAALASARMGVSTLLLTHNIETLGQMSCNPAIGGIGKSHLVREIDALGGAMARATDKGGIQFRVLNARKGPAVRATRAQADRIRYKAAIRETLENQLNLTIFQQPVDDLIVDNGRCVGAVTNMGLRFHADAVVLCTGTFLGGVIHIGLDNHQGGRAGDQPSNALAQRLRELPFRVDRLKTGTPPRIDGKTVDFSVMEEQWGDTPLPVMSYLGKVEEHPRQICCYITHTNAQTHDIIRSGFDRSPMFTGVIEGTGPRYCPSIEDKVNRYPDKDTHQIFVEPEGLDTHELYPNGISTSLPFDVQLQAVRSIRGFENAHITRPGYAIEYDFFNPQDLKHSLETKHMPGLFFAGQINGTTGYEEAGAQGLLAGLNAALLSQEKEAWTPRRDEAYIGVLVDDLITMGTQEPYRMFTSRAEYRLLLREDNADLRLTEKGRELGLVDDERWVAFNAKREGMVKEEQRLKDSWVRPQTPQAEAVNALIEKPLTREYSLMDLLKRPELDYASLADAVALEDRPAADVVEQMEILAKYAGYIDRQTDEIEKLRAAETTVLPADFDYEQVKGLSNEVKQKLGTVRPETLGQAGRIPGVTPAAISLLMIYLKKHHHQKKAAQQA, encoded by the coding sequence ATGGATTATTCCCAGCGTTTTGGCGTGATAGTGATCGGTGGCGGTCATGCCGGTACCGAAGCCGCCCTGGCGTCTGCGCGTATGGGCGTGTCCACCCTGCTGCTCACGCATAATATCGAGACCCTGGGCCAGATGAGCTGCAACCCGGCCATTGGCGGCATTGGCAAGAGCCATCTGGTGCGCGAGATTGATGCCCTGGGCGGCGCCATGGCCCGTGCCACCGATAAAGGCGGCATCCAGTTTCGTGTGCTCAACGCTCGCAAGGGCCCGGCGGTGCGTGCCACCCGTGCCCAGGCCGACCGTATCCGCTATAAGGCAGCGATCCGCGAGACCCTGGAAAACCAGCTCAACCTGACCATCTTCCAGCAGCCCGTAGATGACCTGATCGTGGACAATGGCCGCTGTGTCGGCGCCGTTACCAACATGGGCCTGCGTTTTCATGCCGATGCGGTGGTGTTGTGTACGGGCACCTTCCTGGGCGGCGTTATCCATATTGGTCTGGATAACCATCAGGGCGGTCGCGCCGGCGATCAGCCGTCCAATGCCCTGGCCCAGCGCCTGCGTGAGCTGCCGTTCCGGGTGGATCGTCTCAAGACCGGTACCCCACCGCGTATCGATGGCAAGACCGTGGACTTCTCGGTGATGGAAGAGCAGTGGGGCGATACCCCGCTACCGGTGATGAGCTATCTGGGCAAGGTGGAAGAGCACCCGCGCCAGATCTGCTGCTATATCACCCACACCAATGCGCAGACCCACGACATTATTCGCAGTGGCTTTGATCGCAGCCCCATGTTTACCGGCGTGATCGAAGGTACTGGCCCGCGTTACTGCCCGTCCATTGAAGACAAGGTGAATCGTTATCCGGACAAGGATACCCACCAGATTTTCGTGGAGCCGGAAGGGCTGGATACCCACGAGCTGTACCCCAATGGCATCTCCACCAGCCTGCCGTTCGATGTGCAGCTGCAGGCGGTGCGCTCCATCCGGGGGTTCGAGAATGCTCACATTACTCGGCCCGGCTACGCCATCGAGTACGACTTCTTCAATCCCCAGGATCTCAAGCACAGCCTGGAGACCAAGCACATGCCGGGCCTGTTCTTTGCCGGGCAGATCAATGGCACCACCGGTTATGAAGAAGCCGGTGCCCAGGGGTTGCTGGCGGGCCTGAATGCGGCATTGCTGAGTCAGGAGAAAGAGGCCTGGACCCCGCGCCGTGACGAAGCCTACATCGGTGTGCTGGTGGACGATCTGATCACCATGGGCACCCAGGAGCCTTACCGCATGTTCACCAGCCGCGCGGAATACCGTCTGCTGCTGCGCGAAGACAATGCGGACCTGCGCCTCACCGAAAAGGGCCGTGAGCTGGGCCTGGTCGACGATGAGCGCTGGGTAGCCTTCAACGCCAAGCGCGAAGGCATGGTCAAGGAAGAGCAACGTCTGAAAGACAGTTGGGTGCGTCCGCAAACGCCCCAGGCGGAAGCGGTGAATGCCCTGATCGAAAAGCCGCTGACCCGTGAATACAGCCTGATGGATCTGCTCAAGCGTCCCGAGCTGGATTACGCCAGCCTGGCCGATGCGGTGGCGCTGGAAGATCGCCCGGCCGCCGACGTGGTCGAGCAGATGGAGATTCTGGCCAAGTACGCCGGCTACATTGATCGCCAGACCGACGAAATCGAGAAGCTGCGCGCCGCGGAGACCACCGTGCTGCCGGCGGACTTCGACTACGAGCAGGTGAAAGGCCTGTCCAACGAAGTGAAACAGAAGCTCGGCACCGTGCGCCCGGAAACCCTGGGTCAGGCCGGTCGTATTCCCGGTGTGACGCCGGCGGCGATCTCCCTGCTGATGATTTACCTCAAAAAACACCACCACCAGAAAAAGGCCGCCCAACAAGCATGA
- a CDS encoding ParA family protein, whose amino-acid sequence MTTVFAVANQKGGVGKTTSSVNLAASLAATRKRVLLVDIDPQGNATTGSGVDKFDTEYTIYDVLCDEVPTEQAIVATPEDSGFDLITANGDLTAAEVQLLDMKSREFRLRNALARIRDRYDYILIDCPPSLNMLTVNALTAADSVIVPIQCEYYALEGLTALMNTIEKIRTVLNPKLHIGGLLRTMYDPRNSLSNDVSNQLISHFGDKVYRTIIPRNVRLAEAPSHGAPVITYDPKSRGAVSYLALAGEILRREQALKSPPAAAS is encoded by the coding sequence GTGACCACCGTATTTGCCGTAGCGAACCAGAAAGGCGGCGTGGGGAAGACGACCAGCAGTGTTAACCTGGCCGCATCACTGGCCGCCACCCGCAAACGGGTGTTGCTGGTGGACATTGACCCCCAGGGTAATGCGACCACTGGCTCCGGGGTAGACAAGTTCGACACCGAATACACCATTTATGATGTCCTCTGTGACGAGGTGCCCACCGAGCAGGCCATCGTGGCCACGCCGGAAGACAGCGGTTTCGACCTGATCACCGCCAATGGGGATCTGACCGCGGCAGAAGTGCAGCTGCTCGATATGAAATCGCGCGAATTCCGCCTGCGCAATGCGCTGGCCCGGATTCGCGATCGTTACGATTACATTCTCATCGACTGCCCGCCGTCTTTGAACATGCTCACCGTCAATGCGCTGACCGCGGCGGACTCGGTGATCGTGCCGATCCAGTGCGAGTACTATGCCCTGGAAGGCCTCACTGCGTTGATGAACACCATCGAAAAGATCCGCACGGTGCTCAACCCCAAGCTACACATCGGTGGTCTGCTGCGCACCATGTACGACCCGCGCAACAGTCTGTCCAACGATGTGTCCAATCAGCTGATCAGCCACTTCGGTGACAAGGTCTACCGCACCATTATTCCGCGTAACGTGCGGCTGGCGGAGGCCCCCAGCCACGGCGCACCGGTGATCACCTATGATCCCAAGTCCCGTGGTGCGGTCAGCTATCTGGCCCTGGCCGGCGAGATCCTGCGCCGCGAACAGGCGCTCAAGAGTCCCCCGGCCGCGGCATCATGA